A stretch of Metabacillus sp. FJAT-52054 DNA encodes these proteins:
- a CDS encoding cation-translocating P-type ATPase: MKWHEMEIQDVAESVNTNRDTGLSDREVHSRYGKFGYNELQEAEKTSALLLFLGQFKDFMVLVLLGATIISAFLGEYIDAVAIVAIVLMNGILGYFQERRAEKSLEALKQLSAPQVNCLRDGEWGRIASRELVPGDIIKFTSGDRIGADLRLLTVKSLEIEESALTGESVPVQKTNGALHVKEAGLGDLTNMAFMGTLVTRGSGIGMVVATGMKTAMGQIADLLQTAESLDTPLQKRLEQLGKILIVVALILTALVVGVGVIQGHSLYSMFLAGVSLAVAAIPEGLPAIVTVALSLGVQRMIKQRSIVRKLPAVETLGCASVICSDKTGTMTQNKMTVTDIWSGGKQWKVSGTGFDVKGEFTYKERTVALKEEKALQQILTFGMLCNTAELNETEAEKRIDGDPTEGALLIAGMKAGMTRESLNKKFTIIEEFPFDSTRKMMSVIAEDSAGKRFVVTKGAPDVLLGIAGQVLWEDRQHSMTSQYEQRIKESIESMASKALRTIAIAYKPISQDRVYKQEDAEKDLVFVGLQGMIDPPRPEVKQAIKECRAAGIKTIMITGDHVITARAIAKQLDLLPHNGKVMDGAALNKLSSDDLEKVVEDVYVFARVSPEHKLKIVKAFQKRGHIVAMTGDGVNDAPAIKAADIGISMGITGTDVAKEASALVLADDNFATIKSAIREGRNIYENIRKFIRYLLASNVGEILVMLFAMILALPLPLVPIQILWVNLVTDGLPAMALGLDQPEGNLMNRKPRHPKEGVFARKLGWKVISRGFLIGAATLAAFMFIYNRDPENLAYAQTVAFSTLVMAQLIHVFDCRSEKSIFDRNPFENLYLLGAVASSILLMLVVIYYPPLQPIFKTVSIIPRDWILILGMASLPTFLLAGSLLTRKS, from the coding sequence ATGAAATGGCATGAGATGGAGATTCAGGATGTGGCGGAGTCCGTTAACACCAACCGGGATACGGGCCTTTCGGACAGAGAGGTCCATTCCCGTTATGGTAAATTTGGCTATAATGAGCTGCAAGAGGCGGAAAAGACTTCCGCGCTTTTATTATTTTTGGGTCAGTTTAAAGATTTTATGGTGCTCGTCCTGCTTGGAGCTACCATCATTTCTGCGTTTTTAGGAGAATACATTGATGCGGTCGCGATTGTGGCGATCGTCCTTATGAATGGTATTTTAGGGTATTTCCAGGAAAGGCGGGCTGAAAAATCTCTTGAAGCCCTGAAACAGCTTTCTGCTCCACAGGTGAACTGTCTTAGGGATGGGGAGTGGGGAAGGATTGCTTCCAGAGAATTAGTGCCGGGAGATATAATAAAATTTACTTCAGGGGACAGAATTGGAGCAGACCTGAGACTATTAACGGTAAAAAGTCTGGAAATTGAGGAGTCTGCATTGACGGGAGAATCGGTACCCGTGCAGAAAACGAATGGAGCATTACATGTAAAAGAAGCGGGTCTCGGGGATTTAACGAATATGGCCTTTATGGGGACGCTTGTTACAAGAGGCAGCGGAATCGGGATGGTCGTGGCAACAGGGATGAAAACGGCGATGGGGCAAATTGCCGATTTGCTGCAGACGGCTGAATCCTTGGACACGCCGCTCCAGAAACGGCTTGAACAGCTTGGAAAGATTTTAATCGTGGTCGCTCTTATATTGACTGCTCTTGTAGTGGGCGTGGGCGTCATTCAAGGCCACAGCTTATATTCCATGTTCCTTGCAGGGGTCTCCCTGGCGGTGGCCGCCATACCGGAGGGCTTGCCGGCTATTGTCACAGTTGCTTTATCACTTGGCGTACAGCGGATGATTAAGCAGCGCTCCATCGTCCGGAAGCTGCCGGCGGTGGAAACGCTTGGGTGTGCTTCGGTGATCTGTTCAGATAAAACCGGAACGATGACTCAAAATAAAATGACCGTAACGGATATATGGTCAGGCGGGAAGCAGTGGAAGGTATCGGGAACGGGCTTTGATGTGAAAGGGGAATTTACCTATAAGGAAAGAACGGTTGCCCTGAAAGAAGAAAAAGCGCTGCAGCAAATATTAACGTTCGGAATGCTTTGCAATACGGCTGAATTAAACGAAACGGAAGCTGAAAAGAGGATTGACGGGGATCCGACAGAGGGCGCATTGCTGATTGCCGGAATGAAGGCTGGAATGACAAGAGAATCGCTTAATAAGAAATTTACGATTATTGAAGAATTCCCTTTTGATTCCACAAGGAAAATGATGAGTGTCATCGCAGAGGATTCTGCCGGGAAGCGTTTTGTTGTGACAAAGGGTGCACCTGACGTCCTGCTTGGCATCGCAGGGCAGGTCCTTTGGGAAGACAGGCAGCATTCTATGACGTCACAATATGAACAGCGCATTAAAGAGTCAATTGAGAGCATGGCGTCCAAAGCGCTGAGAACGATTGCCATAGCCTATAAACCGATAAGCCAGGACCGGGTGTATAAGCAGGAGGATGCCGAAAAGGATTTAGTATTTGTCGGGCTTCAGGGAATGATTGATCCTCCAAGGCCTGAGGTCAAGCAGGCAATTAAAGAATGCCGGGCTGCTGGCATCAAAACGATCATGATTACGGGCGATCATGTTATTACCGCACGGGCTATAGCCAAGCAGCTTGACCTTCTGCCTCACAACGGAAAGGTTATGGACGGGGCGGCACTGAACAAGCTTTCTTCAGATGATTTAGAGAAAGTGGTAGAGGATGTCTATGTTTTTGCAAGGGTTTCACCCGAACATAAGCTTAAAATTGTGAAAGCCTTTCAAAAACGCGGCCATATCGTGGCAATGACAGGAGACGGTGTGAATGATGCCCCTGCCATTAAAGCTGCAGACATTGGTATATCAATGGGCATTACAGGGACAGATGTTGCGAAGGAAGCATCAGCGCTTGTTCTGGCAGATGACAACTTTGCCACTATTAAATCCGCGATCCGTGAAGGAAGAAACATATACGAGAACATCCGGAAATTCATCCGTTACCTGCTCGCATCCAATGTAGGAGAAATCTTGGTTATGCTGTTTGCGATGATTCTTGCTCTTCCGCTTCCTTTAGTGCCTATCCAAATCCTATGGGTGAATTTGGTGACGGACGGACTGCCGGCAATGGCGCTCGGCCTGGATCAGCCTGAAGGGAATTTGATGAATCGCAAGCCCCGTCATCCTAAAGAAGGGGTATTTGCGAGAAAGCTTGGATGGAAAGTGATTTCAAGGGGATTCTTAATTGGAGCAGCAACGCTTGCTGCCTTCATGTTTATCTATAACCGTGATCCTGAAAATCTGGCATATGCCCAGACAGTTGCTTTTTCAACTCTCGTTATGGCTCAGCTCATTCATGTATTCGACTGCCGCAGTGAGAAATCCATTTTTGACCGAAATCCATTTGAAAATTTATACCTGCTGGGAGCGGTTGCCTCATCCATCCTGCTTATGCTTGTCGTCATCTATTATCCGCCGCTTCAGCCGATCTTCAAAACGGTATCCATCATCCCTAGGGATTGGATTCTTATCCTTGGAATGGCCTCACTTCCTACATTTTTACTGGCCGGCTCACTTTTAACAAGAAAATCCTAA
- a CDS encoding YicC/YloC family endoribonuclease: MIASMTGFGRAVQEKDGRTISVEMKSVNHRFCEISVKMPRQLMSVEDKIKKVISGRIRRGRLEAYITIDGEPIAKRTVSVDWDLLDQLTEAAAKMKERYGFNDQLTLDGLLKIEDVVQVQEEHGDQSRLLEAILDTVESAVIELSGMRLSEGRHLLKDIEIRLDDVRAAAEQIEAIAPAVQKSHMEKLSTKLKDLLQTEADESRILTEAAIFAEKADITEEVTRIYSHLQQFSQALHSGEAIGRKLDFIVQELNREANTIGSKANDSRIAAFAVELKSTIEKIKEQVQNVE; this comes from the coding sequence ATGATTGCGAGTATGACAGGGTTCGGAAGGGCCGTTCAAGAAAAGGATGGGCGGACGATCTCAGTTGAAATGAAATCGGTAAACCATCGATTCTGTGAGATTAGTGTAAAAATGCCTAGACAACTAATGTCTGTAGAGGATAAAATCAAAAAAGTGATCTCCGGCCGGATACGCAGGGGCCGATTAGAAGCATACATAACAATCGACGGAGAGCCGATTGCTAAGCGCACTGTCAGTGTTGACTGGGATCTGCTCGATCAGCTGACAGAGGCTGCAGCGAAAATGAAAGAACGGTACGGTTTTAATGACCAGCTTACATTGGATGGTCTATTGAAAATAGAAGATGTGGTACAAGTACAGGAAGAACACGGGGACCAGAGCCGTTTGCTTGAAGCAATTCTGGATACAGTTGAGTCCGCGGTTATTGAGCTTAGCGGGATGAGGCTGAGCGAAGGCCGGCATCTGCTTAAAGATATTGAAATAAGGCTGGATGATGTAAGGGCGGCTGCAGAACAAATCGAAGCAATTGCGCCGGCTGTTCAAAAGAGCCATATGGAGAAGCTTTCCACTAAGCTTAAGGATTTACTGCAGACAGAGGCGGATGAATCAAGAATTTTAACTGAAGCAGCCATATTTGCCGAAAAAGCCGATATTACGGAAGAAGTCACCCGAATATACAGTCATCTTCAGCAATTCAGCCAGGCACTCCATTCAGGTGAAGCAATTGGCAGAAAGCTCGATTTTATCGTGCAGGAGCTGAACCGGGAAGCCAACACCATTGGTTCGAAAGCTAATGACAGCCGAATTGCAGCATTTGCAGTGGAGCTTAAAAGTACCATTGAAAAAATAAAGGAACAGGTCCAAAACGTAGAATAG
- a CDS encoding DUF370 domain-containing protein — MNIKLINIGFGNIVSANRIISIVSPESAPIKRIIQDARDRGMLIDATYGRRTRAVVVMDSDHIILSAVQPETVAHRLSNKEELSDEG, encoded by the coding sequence TTGAACATTAAACTCATTAATATCGGTTTTGGAAATATTGTATCAGCTAATCGAATCATCTCCATTGTCAGTCCTGAATCTGCACCTATTAAAAGAATTATCCAGGATGCCCGGGACCGCGGCATGCTCATTGACGCCACGTATGGACGCAGAACGAGGGCCGTTGTCGTAATGGACAGCGATCATATTATTCTATCTGCTGTTCAGCCTGAAACTGTCGCACACAGACTTTCAAATAAAGAAGAGTTATCAGATGAAGGGTAG
- the gmk gene encoding guanylate kinase, which translates to MKERGLLIVLSGPSGVGKGTVRKEIFSQDDTKFHYSISITTRKPRTGEVDGIDYFFKSHEEFEEMIKNDKLLEWAEFVGNYYGTPVDYVEKTLSEGKDVFLEIEVQGALQVRKAFPEGLFIFLMPPSLDELKNRIVTRGTESADIIENRLLAAKEEILLMDAYDYVVENDHVNLACDRIKAIVTAEHCRRERVAPWYKKKISEVE; encoded by the coding sequence ATGAAAGAAAGAGGACTGCTCATTGTCCTTTCAGGTCCTTCGGGAGTCGGAAAAGGGACAGTCAGAAAAGAGATTTTTTCTCAGGATGATACAAAATTTCATTATTCCATATCCATAACAACAAGAAAGCCGCGTACCGGCGAAGTTGACGGCATCGATTATTTCTTTAAGTCCCATGAGGAATTTGAAGAGATGATCAAGAATGATAAGCTACTCGAATGGGCAGAATTCGTAGGGAATTACTACGGAACACCTGTCGATTATGTTGAAAAGACGCTTAGCGAAGGGAAAGACGTTTTCCTGGAAATTGAAGTGCAGGGCGCCCTTCAGGTGCGAAAAGCATTTCCGGAAGGACTATTTATCTTCCTTATGCCGCCTTCCCTTGATGAATTAAAAAATCGGATTGTGACGCGCGGAACGGAATCGGCGGATATTATTGAAAACCGCCTGCTTGCAGCGAAAGAAGAAATCCTTCTGATGGATGCCTATGATTATGTAGTTGAAAATGATCACGTAAATCTGGCATGCGACAGAATTAAAGCAATCGTTACGGCCGAGCATTGCCGCCGCGAACGTGTTGCTCCATGGTATAAAAAGAAAATTTCGGAGGTCGAATAA
- the rpoZ gene encoding DNA-directed RNA polymerase subunit omega, whose product MLNPSIDSLMNKLDSKYTLVTVASKRAREMQIYKDQQITKPISHKFVGKALEEIDAGLLFYDKEEN is encoded by the coding sequence ATGTTAAATCCTTCTATTGACTCGTTAATGAATAAGCTTGATTCAAAATACACACTTGTAACCGTAGCATCCAAACGTGCAAGAGAAATGCAGATCTACAAAGATCAGCAGATTACAAAGCCGATTTCTCATAAATTTGTAGGAAAAGCTTTGGAAGAAATCGATGCAGGCTTGCTTTTTTACGATAAGGAAGAGAACTGA
- the coaBC gene encoding bifunctional phosphopantothenoylcysteine decarboxylase/phosphopantothenate--cysteine ligase CoaBC — protein MGDKKKILLGVSGGIAVYKAAALTSKLTQAGYDVKVIMTASACEFVAPLTFQALSRHDVYTDTFDEKESSVIAHIDLADWADLIVLAPATANVIGKLANGLADDMLTTTLLAATAPVWIAPAMNVHMYDHPAVKRNIQTLYEDGFRFIEPSEGYLACGYVGRGRLEEPEKIVRLIQSYFRIDGRGPLKGKKVLITAGPTVEPIDPVRYFSNRSTGKMGFALAEKAAEMGADVTLVTGPSHLEDPYGAAVIRVQTAEEMLNEVMERFDQQDAVIKSAAVADYRPAHPMSHKMKKQEGPLSVEMERTADILKTLGEKKQHQLLVGFAAETDNVHEYAMHKLVKKNLDLIISNNVTIEGAGFAADTNLVTIHRKDGTSKELPLMSKNKVAESILLEAAAMLRLEKEE, from the coding sequence ATGGGAGATAAGAAAAAGATCCTGCTTGGAGTAAGCGGAGGCATCGCCGTATACAAAGCAGCTGCCTTGACAAGCAAGCTTACCCAGGCTGGTTATGATGTAAAAGTAATCATGACTGCCTCGGCATGTGAATTTGTTGCACCGCTGACCTTTCAGGCGCTCTCAAGACATGATGTGTATACAGATACGTTTGATGAAAAAGAATCAAGCGTTATTGCTCATATTGATTTAGCAGACTGGGCGGATTTGATTGTCCTCGCTCCGGCAACCGCCAATGTGATCGGAAAGCTTGCCAATGGTCTGGCAGATGATATGCTGACTACAACACTGCTCGCTGCCACGGCACCAGTATGGATTGCACCGGCCATGAACGTACATATGTATGATCACCCTGCAGTAAAAAGAAATATCCAGACGCTGTATGAGGATGGATTTCGATTTATTGAACCGAGCGAAGGATATTTAGCGTGCGGATATGTCGGACGCGGCAGGCTTGAAGAGCCTGAAAAAATTGTCCGCCTTATTCAAAGCTACTTTCGTATAGATGGACGAGGACCATTAAAAGGCAAAAAAGTTTTAATTACAGCCGGTCCAACCGTGGAACCCATTGATCCTGTAAGGTATTTCTCAAACCGGTCGACGGGCAAGATGGGATTTGCACTTGCTGAAAAGGCTGCGGAAATGGGGGCGGATGTAACGCTTGTCACCGGACCATCCCATTTGGAGGATCCATACGGAGCAGCTGTGATAAGAGTTCAAACGGCTGAGGAAATGCTGAACGAGGTAATGGAACGATTTGATCAGCAGGATGCTGTCATTAAATCTGCTGCTGTGGCTGATTACAGGCCTGCACACCCTATGTCCCATAAAATGAAAAAACAAGAAGGTCCGCTATCCGTTGAAATGGAACGTACAGCTGATATTTTAAAAACACTCGGTGAGAAAAAACAGCATCAGCTTCTTGTTGGTTTTGCTGCTGAAACAGACAATGTTCATGAATATGCGATGCATAAGCTTGTGAAGAAAAATCTCGATTTGATCATCTCGAATAATGTGACGATTGAGGGAGCCGGTTTTGCTGCTGATACCAATCTGGTCACAATCCACCGCAAAGATGGAACCAGTAAGGAGCTCCCTTTAATGTCTAAGAATAAGGTAGCTGAGAGTATTTTGCTGGAGGCTGCTGCAATGCTGCGTTTGGAGAAAGAAGAATGA
- the priA gene encoding primosomal protein N', translating to MKIARVVVDVPAMQTDRPFDYLVPEEWEDVIVPGIRVIVPFGPRKVQGFVIEVASASEVNKLKKISEIFDLTPALTDELLELGKWLTEKTLCFQISAFQAMLPAAMKAKYEKRICLTRNSSELPPELAVLFENTRDISWKEAEAHNLFAELQKEIKKGSLEVVYQVAQKGKQKKVRYLKPAADLEALKKTAEEMPAQAGRQKAALDYIIASQKSEISAADLKSGANASDSSIKALVQKGILAEEWLEVYRDPFEHRTFKATENMALTSEQQSAIAPILDSIEASRHDVFMMYGVTGSGKTEVYLQAIDRVMKEGKEAIVLVPEISLTPQMVDRFKGRFGSKVAVLHSGLSTGEKYDEWRKIQRKEVQLAVGARSAIFAPFENLGIIVIDEEHESSYKQEENPRYHARDVAIHRAESYRCPVVLGSATPSLESFARASKGVYHLLPLRERVNSRALPEVNVVDMREELRNGNRSMFSSDLFEQLQLRLDRKEQTVLFLNRRGFSAFVMCRDCGYVIQCPNCDISMTYHRQGNKLKCHYCAHEAPMPSLCPECSSEHIRFFGTGTQKVEEELAKVLPEARVIRMDVDTTSRKGAHERLLGQFGEGKADILLGTQMIAKGLDFPNVTLVGVLAADTMLHLPDFRAAEKTFQLLTQVSGRAGRHELTGEVVIQSYTPDHYSIQLAKDHDYDGFYEREMMERKQHAYPPFYYVAVVNVSHPDLLKTSSVMETIAQFLIQNLDSHTKVLGPVASPIPRIKNRYRYQCMIKYKRDEKLIPALKKVMDRYQQEMARDELVISIDLNPTTLM from the coding sequence ATGAAAATTGCAAGGGTAGTGGTCGATGTCCCTGCCATGCAGACAGACAGGCCTTTTGATTATTTAGTTCCGGAAGAGTGGGAGGATGTCATTGTACCGGGAATCAGAGTGATCGTACCGTTTGGCCCGCGTAAAGTACAGGGCTTTGTTATCGAGGTGGCATCAGCATCTGAGGTAAACAAGCTCAAAAAAATTTCAGAGATTTTTGATTTGACGCCGGCATTAACGGATGAATTGCTTGAACTTGGAAAGTGGCTTACAGAAAAAACCCTGTGCTTCCAGATTTCTGCTTTTCAAGCCATGCTTCCTGCAGCCATGAAAGCAAAATATGAAAAACGGATTTGCCTGACCCGGAATAGCAGTGAATTGCCCCCGGAACTTGCTGTGTTATTTGAAAATACCAGGGATATATCCTGGAAAGAGGCTGAAGCTCACAATCTCTTTGCAGAGTTGCAGAAGGAAATAAAAAAAGGCAGCTTAGAAGTCGTCTACCAGGTAGCACAAAAGGGGAAGCAAAAAAAAGTCCGGTATTTGAAACCTGCAGCAGATCTTGAAGCATTAAAAAAAACTGCAGAGGAAATGCCTGCACAAGCCGGCAGGCAAAAGGCTGCTCTTGATTATATTATTGCATCCCAAAAAAGTGAGATCTCTGCAGCCGATTTGAAAAGCGGAGCGAACGCAAGCGATTCTTCCATTAAAGCTCTTGTTCAAAAAGGGATACTGGCTGAAGAATGGCTGGAAGTATATCGTGATCCATTTGAGCATCGCACCTTTAAGGCAACAGAAAATATGGCGCTTACCAGTGAACAGCAAAGTGCTATTGCTCCAATTCTGGATTCAATTGAAGCTTCCAGGCATGATGTCTTTATGATGTACGGTGTGACCGGAAGCGGGAAAACAGAAGTGTATCTTCAAGCCATCGACCGCGTCATGAAAGAAGGAAAGGAAGCCATTGTGCTCGTTCCTGAAATTTCTCTTACCCCGCAAATGGTAGATCGGTTCAAAGGACGGTTCGGTTCAAAAGTCGCCGTATTGCACAGCGGGTTGTCGACGGGAGAAAAATACGATGAATGGCGGAAAATTCAGCGCAAGGAAGTCCAGCTCGCCGTCGGTGCCCGCTCGGCTATTTTTGCCCCGTTTGAGAACCTTGGAATCATTGTAATTGACGAGGAGCATGAATCAAGCTATAAACAGGAAGAAAACCCAAGATATCATGCCCGTGACGTCGCAATTCACAGAGCTGAAAGCTACCGCTGTCCGGTTGTATTAGGCAGTGCGACTCCATCCCTTGAATCGTTTGCTAGGGCAAGCAAAGGGGTTTATCATCTTCTTCCATTAAGGGAGCGGGTCAACAGCCGGGCACTGCCTGAGGTGAATGTTGTTGATATGAGAGAAGAGCTGCGAAATGGAAATCGTTCGATGTTTTCTTCCGATCTTTTCGAGCAGCTGCAGCTCAGGCTGGACCGAAAAGAGCAAACGGTTCTGTTTTTAAACAGAAGGGGCTTTTCTGCCTTTGTCATGTGCAGGGATTGCGGCTATGTCATTCAATGTCCTAACTGCGATATTTCCATGACCTATCACCGTCAGGGAAATAAACTAAAATGCCACTACTGTGCACATGAAGCACCAATGCCTTCTTTATGTCCAGAGTGCAGCAGCGAGCATATCCGCTTTTTTGGAACGGGTACTCAAAAGGTGGAGGAAGAACTTGCAAAGGTTTTGCCGGAAGCACGGGTAATTCGAATGGACGTAGATACAACTTCAAGAAAAGGAGCCCATGAACGGCTTCTGGGGCAATTTGGCGAAGGAAAAGCAGATATCCTGCTTGGAACGCAAATGATTGCCAAGGGTCTTGATTTTCCCAATGTTACGCTTGTAGGAGTTCTTGCCGCAGATACGATGCTTCACCTGCCGGACTTCAGGGCTGCAGAGAAAACCTTTCAGCTGCTAACGCAGGTAAGCGGCAGAGCGGGCAGGCATGAATTAACCGGTGAAGTGGTCATCCAATCCTATACACCGGATCACTACAGTATCCAGCTCGCTAAAGATCACGATTATGATGGGTTTTATGAGAGGGAAATGATGGAAAGAAAGCAGCATGCCTATCCGCCTTTTTATTATGTGGCGGTTGTCAACGTATCACATCCCGATTTGCTTAAAACGTCATCAGTAATGGAAACAATCGCACAGTTTCTTATACAAAACCTTGATTCCCATACAAAAGTGCTGGGTCCTGTTGCATCACCGATACCCAGGATCAAGAATAGATATCGTTATCAATGCATGATAAAATACAAGCGGGATGAAAAATTAATCCCTGCGCTGAAAAAAGTGATGGATCGCTATCAGCAGGAAATGGCAAGAGATGAGCTCGTTATTTCAATTGATTTGAACCCAACAACTTTAATGTAG
- the def gene encoding peptide deformylase — MAILKIAEHPDPILEQSCEKVTVFDRELTRLLKDMYETMIAADGVGLAAPQVGIAKRIAVVDIGDDYGKIELINPKIMNSRGEQTGPEGCLSFPGLFGEVKRADYVKVHALNRKGKPFTVEADGFLARALQHEIDHLDGTLFTAKVLRYYEDGELEEMEG; from the coding sequence ATGGCTATACTGAAAATTGCAGAGCACCCGGATCCAATTCTTGAGCAGTCCTGTGAGAAAGTAACGGTTTTTGATAGGGAGCTTACAAGGCTGCTTAAAGATATGTATGAAACAATGATCGCTGCAGATGGGGTAGGATTAGCCGCCCCTCAAGTGGGGATTGCAAAACGAATCGCTGTAGTAGACATTGGAGATGATTATGGAAAAATCGAATTAATCAACCCAAAAATTATGAACTCACGCGGAGAACAGACTGGACCTGAAGGCTGCTTGAGCTTCCCAGGACTGTTTGGTGAAGTCAAGCGTGCGGATTATGTGAAAGTACATGCGCTCAATCGGAAAGGAAAACCTTTCACTGTTGAAGCAGATGGTTTTTTGGCAAGAGCTCTTCAGCATGAAATCGATCATCTGGATGGCACTCTTTTTACTGCTAAAGTTCTTCGATATTATGAAGACGGAGAGCTTGAGGAAATGGAAGGATGA
- the fmt gene encoding methionyl-tRNA formyltransferase, translating into MTRIVFMGTPDFSVPVLRRLVDEGYNVVGVVTQPDRPKGRKKELTPPPVKTEALKHGIEVLQPEKIRHQKDLDKVLALKPDLVVTAAFGQILPNELLEAPKHGCINVHASLLPELRGGAPIHYSILQGKEKTGITIMYMAEKLDAGDILTQAEVMITEEDNVGTLHDKLSKAGTELLAETLPMLLEGKLKPIKQDDSKATFASNIKREQEKIDWTKTGEEIYNHIRGLNPWPVAFTSLEGQTVKIWRGEKMKSTNPSEPGTVIGIDSDGFVVASGNGTAVKIVELQPAGKKKMSGEDFLRGSQIAPGTKLGE; encoded by the coding sequence ATGACTAGAATCGTATTCATGGGAACCCCTGATTTTTCTGTTCCTGTTTTAAGAAGGCTTGTTGATGAAGGGTATAATGTAGTCGGTGTTGTCACCCAGCCGGACCGTCCGAAAGGCCGCAAAAAAGAACTGACGCCTCCCCCAGTCAAAACAGAGGCTTTAAAGCATGGCATTGAGGTCCTGCAGCCGGAGAAAATCCGCCATCAAAAGGATCTTGACAAAGTACTGGCACTGAAACCGGATTTAGTTGTAACAGCGGCATTCGGACAAATTTTACCGAATGAGCTGCTGGAAGCGCCAAAGCACGGCTGTATTAACGTCCATGCTTCCTTGCTGCCGGAACTTCGCGGCGGCGCCCCCATTCATTATTCCATTTTACAGGGGAAAGAAAAAACGGGAATAACAATTATGTATATGGCCGAAAAACTTGATGCGGGTGATATCCTCACACAAGCTGAGGTTATGATTACAGAAGAAGATAACGTCGGTACATTGCACGATAAACTAAGCAAAGCCGGAACAGAACTACTGGCTGAAACTCTCCCGATGCTTCTGGAAGGCAAACTGAAGCCGATAAAGCAAGATGATTCAAAGGCGACTTTTGCATCCAATATTAAACGCGAGCAGGAAAAGATCGACTGGACTAAAACAGGTGAAGAAATTTACAACCATATTCGCGGTTTAAATCCCTGGCCGGTAGCTTTCACCTCTTTAGAGGGACAAACAGTGAAGATTTGGCGCGGAGAAAAAATGAAAAGCACCAATCCATCTGAGCCGGGCACGGTGATTGGAATCGATTCAGATGGTTTTGTCGTGGCTTCTGGAAACGGCACTGCCGTAAAAATAGTAGAGCTTCAGCCGGCAGGCAAGAAAAAAATGAGCGGGGAAGACTTTTTGCGCGGCAGCCAGATTGCCCCCGGAACGAAACTTGGTGAATAA